A genomic stretch from Juglans microcarpa x Juglans regia isolate MS1-56 chromosome 3S, Jm3101_v1.0, whole genome shotgun sequence includes:
- the LOC121258744 gene encoding LOW QUALITY PROTEIN: formin-like protein 8 (The sequence of the model RefSeq protein was modified relative to this genomic sequence to represent the inferred CDS: inserted 3 bases in 3 codons), which produces MIMAVIMLQPRLSLHLFFAFLISALPLSQCQYGSPQNIETFYPFEAPSPAPAPXPPSTDIAMGGSPQTAPKSSTNNKIVIAVAGTSVSTLVLSGLLFXFIRRCVASRRGREKDLTASNEDRPAGQRNESSRFDGDLNGFVVDENGLDVLYWKKLERKNSTKNLRKGELSNPKKEEEEEKKELKQDAGTSEPMQEVPLLRGKSSTSHIKVVQEEDNNPNPEEPKPLTQQSTPPPPPPPPPPPVSSSLAISRAAPPPPPPIPGKKTTTPTPPKAGSLNSSSKPHPSPPKGMPSDNKPGDPSSGTVKMKPLHWDKVNTNTNHSMVWXKIDRGSFRFDGDLMEHLFGYVATNRLSPQRNNNSMDRGNPNSDLPAQIFILEPRRSQNIAIVLKSLAISLEGILDAVTEGQGLDADTLEKLTRAAPTNEEQSQILQYDGDPTRLANAESFLYHLLKAVPSAFTHLNAMLFRLNYDSEILQLKESIQTLELGCNELRTRGLFMKLLEAILKAGNRMNAGTARGNAQAFNLNALRKLSDVKSTDGKTTLLHFVVEEVVRSEGKKCVMNRNHSLKRSNSSSNHDSSKAKEERDKEYKMLGLPIVGGLSAEFSNVKKAATIDYDTFAGMISALTARAAEIRALVSQCANDIGGFAREMKGFLEEAEEELKVLGEEETRVMELVKRTTEYYQAGPSKDKAAFPLQLFVIVKDFLGMVDQACVEIARTLQRQKTSTATTLGSSSPKSPPLKTAVRFPNLPEYFMSDKSRSSSSESDDL; this is translated from the exons ATGATCATGGCTGTCATCATGCTTCAGCCGCGTCTTTCTCTGCACCTTTTCTTTGCGTTTCTCATTTCTGCGCTTCCTCTCTCCCAATGTCAATACGGTTCTCCACAAAATATCGAGACTTTCTATCCTTTTGAAGCTCCATCTCCGGCCCCAGCAC GCCCACCCTCCACCGACATCGCCATGGGAGGTTCACCGCAAACGGCACCGAAGTCATCGACAAATAATAAGATTGTAATAGCAGTAGCCGGTACCTCAGTAAGCACTCTGGTTCTTTCGGGGTTACTCT TTTTTATCCGCAGGTGCGTTGCTTCGAGACGCGGAAGAGAGAAAGATCTTACTGCTTCCAACGAAGATCGGCCTGCAGGGCAGCGCAATGAGTCTTCAAGGTTTGATGGGGATCTTAACGGGTTCGTTGTTGATGAAAATGGTTTGGATGTGCTTTATTGGAAGAAACTTGAAAGGAAAAACTCCACGAAGAATCTGCGTAAAGGGGAATTATCTAAtccaaaaaaggaagaagaagaagagaagaaagaactAAAGCAAGATGCAGGGACGTCTGAGCCTATGCAAGAAGTCCCTCTGCTCCGAGGGAAGTCTTCAACTTCTCACATTAAAGTTGTACAAGAAGAGGATAATAACCCGAATCCTGAGGAGCCAAAACCATTAACTCAACAATCAAcacctccgcctccgcctccgcctccacCGCCACCTGTATCGTCTTCTTTGGCAATTTCTAGGGCTGCACCGCCTCCCCCACCACCAATTCCGGGTAAGAAAACTACCACACCAACACCACCTAAGGCAGGTAGTTTGAACTCATCATCAAAACCGCACCCGTCGCCACCAAAAGGGATGCCAAGTGACAATAAACCAGGAGACCCTTCGTCTGGAACCGTAAAAATGAAGCCACTGCATTGGGATAAGGTCAATACTAATACAAATCATTCCATGGTGT ACAAAATCGATCGTGGTTCTTTTAG GTTTGATGGGGATCTCATGGAACACCTCTTCGGCTATGTTGCCACCAACCGATTGTCTCCTCAAAGAAACAATAACTCAATGGATCGAGGCAATCCCAATTCTGATTTACCAGCACAGATATTTATCCTCGAACCTCGAAGATCTCAGAACATTGCGATTGTTCTAAAATCTCTGGCGATCTCTCTGGAAGGAATCCTTGATGCAGTCACTGAAGGCCAAGGACTTGATGCAGATACCCTTGAAAAGCTGACCAGAGCTGCCCCAACCAACGAAGAACAGTCCCAGATCCTACAATATGATGGAGACCCCACAAGACTAGCTAATGCTGAATCCTTCCTCTACCACCTCCTGAAAGCTGTTCCATCAGCTTTTACTCATCTCAATGCCATGCTTTTCAGATTGAATTATGACTCGGAGATTCTTCAGCTTAAGGAATCTATACAAACGCTCGAATTAGGCTGCAACGAGCTTAGAACGCGAGGGCTGTTTATGAAACTGTTGGAAGCAATCCTGAAGGCTGGCAATCGCATGAATGCGGGTACTGCCCGTGGGAATGCTCAAGCCTTCAATCTTAATGCTCTTAGAAAGCTCTCTGATGTTAAAAGTACCGATGGAAAGACCACtttactccattttgttgtggaagAAGTAGTTCGGTCCGAGGGAAAAAAGTGTGTTATGAACAGGAACCATAGCTTGAAGCGCAGCAACAGCAGCTCTAATCATGATAGTTCAAAAGCAAAGGAAGAAAGAGACAAGGAATATAAAATGCTTGGATTACCAATTGTGGGAGGCCTCAGTGCTGAGTTCTCTAATGTAAAGAAAGCAGCCACTATAGATTATGACACCTTCGCCGGCATGATCTCAGCTTTGACAGCCCGTGCAGCAGAAATTCGAGCACTTGTGTCTCAATGTGCCAATGATATAGGAGGGTTTGCGAGAGAGATGAAAGGTTTTCTTGAAGAAGCGGAAGAAGAACTAAAGGTATTGGGAGAGGAAGAAACGAGGGTAATGGAGCTTGTCAAGAGAACGACAGAATATTATCAAGCAGGACCTTCAAAGGACAAGGCAGCATTCCCACTTCAACTATTTGTTATAGTTAAAGATTTTCTTGGGATGGTTGATCAGGCCTGTGTTGAAATTGCACGAACCCTACAGAGGCAGAAGACATCGACAGCAACAACATTGGGATCATCATCACCAAAGTCGCCTCCTTTAAAGACCGCCGTGAGGTTCCCTAACTTGCCGGAATATTTCATGTCAGATAAGTCAAGGAGTAGTTCTAGTGAAtcagatgatttgtga
- the LOC121257221 gene encoding protein WVD2-like 7, translating into MGESIVDVPRYEDKTGETAASKPGLEVSVSFGRFENDSLSWEKWSTFSPNKYLEEVEKCATPGSVAKKAAYFEAHYRKIAARKAEIMDQEKQMEDDSLRAENQNGVDLTVTACGAVSEFDVSDRHCSAEDIVMQQTNLISEVISTQVDDLKEDAAISTESQRSASEGVKEEIGCTVDIPKSKEPVLVKEEEESAVVESQDMKEVSHNCNNEMGHATHVKVETVMLDHHPKEFKKVTSGNEERTVTRLKKKPVSPGTKTSHISTPKVSKLILTPTALSASQSSTKKGNYSSLPRSKNPSTGESKKVAPKSLHASLSLDPTDSNPASLRMTRKSFIMEEMGDKDIVKRAFKTFQKNINQPKSSGEERASDPKQVPIKGTEPRVSSSMTPRKENQGSLKAGGVDKKCAKAAPSSFHLRSDERAEKRKELSKKLEEKSNAKEAARTGLQSKPKVEKGAEIRKLRQSFNFKATPLPAFYGGLKVSKSISDKEVLKNAIHGE; encoded by the exons ATGGGTGAATCAATAGTGGATGTTCCCAGATATGAAGATAAG ACAGGAGAGACGGCTGCCTCGAAACCTGGATTGGAAGTGTCCGTTTCATTCGGTAGGTTTGAGAATGATTCGCTTTCTTGGGAGAAATGGTCAACTTTCTCGCCCAATAAGTACTTGGAAGAAGTTGAGAAGTGTGCTACACCCGGATCGGTGGCTAAGAAGGCGGCCTACTTCGAAGCCCATTACAGGAAGATTGCTGCTCGCAAAGCTGAGATAATGGATCAAGAAAAGCAAATGGAAGACGATTCGTTGAGGGCAGAGAATCAAAATGGTGTAGATCTGACCGTAACTGCTTGTGGTGCTGTTTCCGAATTTGATGTATCTGATCGCCACTGTTCTGCAGAAGACATTGTTATGCAACAAACCAATTTGATCAGTGAGGTGATTAGCACCCAAGTGGATGATCTGAAGGAGGATGCTGCAATCAGTACAGAAAGTCAAAGGTCAGCATCTGAGGGAGTGAAAGAAGAAATAGGTTGTACAGTAGATATCCCCAAGTCAAAAGAACCGGTTTtggtaaaagaagaagaagaatctgcTGTGGTTGAATCTCAAGACATGAAGGAAGTTTCGCACAATTGTAACAATGAAATGGGACATGCTACACACGTCAAAGTAGAAACCGTGATGTTGGACCACCATCCCAAGGAATTTAAGAAG GTTACTTCAGGGAATGAGGAGAGAACTGTGACCAGGTTAAAGAAGAAACCAGTGTCACCCGGGACGAAAACATCACATATTTCCACCCCTAAAGTGTCAAAGCTTATACTAACTCCCACTGCGTTATCTGCATCACAATCTTCAACAAAGAAGGGAAATTATTCATCTTTACCTAGGAGCAAAAATCCTTCTACTGGTGAAAGCAAGAAAGTTGCTCCAAAGTCTCTGCATGCGTCCCTTAGCTTGGATCCTACAGATTCTAATCCAGCTTCCCTTAGGATGACTCGGAAATCTTTCATTATGGAGGAAATGGGGGACAAGGATATTGTCAAACGAGCATTTAAAacatttcagaaaaatataaacCAACCAAAATCTTCTGGTGAAGAGAGAGCTTCTGATCCAAAGCAG gtGCCAATAAAGGGGACAGAACCAAGGGTTTCATCTTCTATGACTCCACGAAAAGAGAATCAAGG GTCACTAAAAGCAGGTGGCGTGGATAAAAAATGTGCTAAGGCCGCCCCTTCATCTTTTCACTTGAGAAGTGATGAAAGAgcagagaaaagaaaggag ctttctaagaaattggagGAGAAGTCGAATGCCAAAGAGGCAGCAAGGACTGGCCTTCAATCAAAACCAAAG GTGGAAAAAGGAGCTGAGATCAGAAAATTAAGACAGAGCTTTAATTTTAAAGCCACACCATTGCCTGCCTTTTATGGGGGATTAAAAGTGTCAAAAAGTATTTCAGATAAG GAAGTATTGAAAAATGCGATTCATGGTGAGTGA